In Aequorivita sp. H23M31, a single window of DNA contains:
- a CDS encoding phage protein Gp36 family protein, translating to MIYLQKEDLITHAFERLIDESSNDFANTLKNVEAENIGILKSYLGAVYDVDTIFDENAPIRNALLVRILTKMVLYDVVRRNAARKVPADYVEEYKNAIETLEKIAFGKLEIKGLPAAIDDQGEVISTTLFGDNRNPNFYI from the coding sequence ATGATATACCTACAGAAAGAAGACCTGATAACCCACGCCTTTGAAAGGCTGATAGACGAATCGTCCAACGACTTTGCCAATACCCTAAAGAACGTGGAAGCCGAAAACATCGGCATCCTCAAGAGTTACCTTGGAGCTGTTTATGACGTGGATACCATATTTGACGAAAATGCGCCCATCCGCAATGCGCTCCTGGTCCGCATCCTGACCAAAATGGTGCTTTATGACGTGGTGCGAAGGAATGCCGCCCGGAAAGTGCCCGCAGACTATGTGGAGGAATACAAGAACGCCATAGAGACCCTTGAAAAGATAGCCTTTGGCAAATTGGAAATAAAAGGCCTGCCCGCTGCCATTGATGACCAGGGCGAGGTAATAAGCACCACGCTATTTGGCGATAACAGAAACCCTAATTTTTACATCTAA
- a CDS encoding phage portal protein family protein, with product MKNLLNNFYKKAERYFLENATVQELNVHAVQKGSAKSDFLEVQTESMQAQTLEVWKLALLLANDYQNPDKTMLQTLYNNLLLDNHLGSIIDSRILHSQRSPFKIIDNAGNEVEDLSELLERTWFEDFVRIALSNRFEGVKLIELYELDPFTKELSEVEEIPMAHFDAVRGIIKRRPDELHGWPYKEGQLANHYIQVGKDKDLGLLAKMAPVILSKKLGFGSWLDYVEKYGVGNLFITTDREDAGRLKQLVEAAKNFKASGFMVGRGNEKFEIKGGDAGNPANFDLLIDRANSEMSKRILGGSGITDEKSFVGSAEIQFRMAKDRYDSDRLLLKNVINQQLFPRLAKLSPVYTAFANHYFEWQEEPEDPAYLKDLVTGLAPHFELDIEELSQRLGVQILSQKNNATLPQPEEGDEKKKPRPNVKALLDEITAFYETHHDCGHDHFVEPTALDFGRWDALIDRIAKDLHEGRLKPEDLDSDAINATYSELNQAGRNGYGKDWVSFPGDGKGNLPNELKKNLYMFSGAKTYAMLEQLNGLLYDKDGKLRPYNEYEVFARKLNRQYNRNWLQAEWQTARTAAQMAQKWEGFQKTKDLFPNLEFRTVGDDRVREAHQDLHGIIKPIDDAFWAKYFPPLDWRCRCDAVPTAAGPKGKVPEGMPEPNFKGNVALDGEIFTKKGNFFKLLNSNQNAKRNMELMKLNAPYVKSPQNKKVEVSIFADQRDLKQNVESALKIADNLDIKVQIRAHLDTNIAKGFTNAEYYINGNLSDLKINFEENNYKAISNAFTAAKKQRLSSIVFDFTNSFKNLDTTRVASEMNKNLNSGKNSRYREFIFIYKNNVVLITRENILKNEMEAILKKLKSEP from the coding sequence ATGAAAAACCTGCTCAACAACTTCTATAAAAAAGCCGAACGCTATTTCCTTGAAAATGCAACCGTGCAGGAACTCAACGTGCACGCCGTGCAAAAGGGAAGTGCCAAGAGCGATTTCCTCGAGGTGCAGACAGAATCCATGCAGGCCCAGACACTGGAAGTATGGAAGCTGGCGTTGCTCCTTGCAAACGATTACCAGAACCCGGACAAGACCATGCTGCAGACCCTGTACAACAACCTGTTGCTGGACAACCATTTGGGAAGCATCATAGACAGCCGCATCCTGCACTCCCAACGGTCGCCCTTCAAGATCATCGACAATGCGGGCAACGAGGTGGAAGACCTATCGGAACTGTTGGAACGTACCTGGTTCGAGGATTTTGTGCGCATTGCGCTCAGCAACCGTTTTGAGGGCGTAAAGCTCATTGAGCTGTACGAACTCGACCCCTTTACCAAAGAGCTCTCCGAGGTAGAGGAAATACCCATGGCACATTTTGATGCCGTACGGGGCATCATCAAGAGAAGACCGGACGAGCTCCACGGATGGCCGTACAAGGAAGGACAACTGGCAAACCATTACATACAGGTGGGCAAGGACAAGGATTTGGGGCTATTGGCAAAGATGGCACCCGTCATCCTTTCCAAAAAGCTGGGCTTTGGTTCTTGGCTGGACTATGTGGAAAAATATGGCGTGGGAAATCTCTTTATCACCACAGACCGCGAAGATGCCGGAAGGCTCAAGCAGTTGGTAGAGGCCGCCAAAAACTTTAAGGCCTCGGGCTTTATGGTGGGGCGCGGCAACGAGAAGTTCGAGATCAAGGGCGGCGATGCCGGAAACCCTGCCAACTTCGATTTGTTGATTGACCGTGCCAACTCCGAAATGAGCAAGCGCATCCTTGGCGGTTCGGGCATTACCGACGAAAAGAGCTTTGTGGGAAGTGCCGAGATACAGTTCCGCATGGCAAAGGACCGGTACGACAGCGATAGGCTGTTGCTGAAAAACGTGATAAACCAGCAGCTATTTCCAAGGCTTGCAAAACTGAGCCCCGTTTATACGGCATTTGCCAACCATTATTTTGAATGGCAGGAAGAGCCGGAAGACCCGGCATACCTAAAGGATTTGGTCACCGGGCTGGCACCGCACTTTGAGCTGGACATAGAGGAACTGAGCCAACGCCTGGGCGTGCAGATACTCTCGCAAAAAAACAACGCTACGCTTCCGCAACCCGAGGAAGGGGACGAAAAAAAAAAGCCCAGGCCAAACGTAAAGGCACTGCTGGATGAGATAACGGCTTTTTATGAAACCCACCACGACTGTGGCCACGATCACTTTGTAGAACCCACCGCCCTGGACTTTGGCCGTTGGGATGCCCTTATAGACCGTATTGCCAAAGACCTGCACGAAGGAAGGCTAAAGCCCGAGGATCTGGACAGCGATGCCATTAACGCCACATATTCTGAACTGAACCAAGCCGGAAGGAACGGATATGGCAAGGATTGGGTCTCTTTTCCCGGGGACGGAAAAGGAAACCTGCCCAACGAGCTGAAGAAAAACCTGTATATGTTTTCCGGTGCAAAAACCTACGCCATGCTGGAACAGCTAAACGGGCTGTTGTACGATAAGGACGGAAAACTACGGCCGTATAACGAATATGAAGTCTTTGCCCGAAAACTGAACCGCCAGTACAACCGCAATTGGCTACAAGCCGAATGGCAGACAGCAAGGACCGCCGCACAAATGGCGCAAAAATGGGAGGGCTTCCAAAAAACCAAGGACCTCTTTCCCAACCTCGAGTTCCGCACCGTGGGCGACGACCGCGTACGCGAAGCGCACCAAGACCTGCACGGCATTATAAAACCCATAGACGATGCGTTTTGGGCCAAATATTTCCCACCACTGGATTGGAGGTGCCGCTGCGACGCCGTTCCCACCGCCGCAGGGCCCAAGGGCAAAGTGCCCGAGGGAATGCCCGAGCCAAACTTTAAGGGCAACGTGGCACTGGACGGGGAGATATTCACCAAAAAAGGAAACTTCTTTAAGCTGCTGAACAGCAACCAGAACGCAAAGCGCAACATGGAACTGATGAAGCTCAATGCGCCCTATGTAAAATCTCCTCAAAACAAGAAGGTGGAAGTGAGCATCTTTGCAGACCAAAGGGATTTAAAACAGAACGTGGAAAGTGCGCTGAAGATTGCGGACAATTTGGATATAAAGGTCCAGATACGTGCCCATTTGGATACCAACATTGCCAAAGGGTTTACGAATGCCGAATACTACATCAATGGAAATCTATCAGACCTTAAAATAAATTTTGAGGAAAACAACTATAAGGCAATTTCAAATGCCTTTACCGCAGCAAAAAAACAAAGGTTGAGCTCGATAGTTTTTGATTTTACCAATAGCTTTAAAAATTTGGATACGACAAGGGTAGCATCAGAAATGAACAAGAACTTGAACTCTGGAAAGAACAGCCGATACAGAGAGTTTATTTTTATTTATAAAAACAATGTAGTTTTAATAACCAGAGAGAATATATTGAAAAATGAAATGGAAG